Proteins co-encoded in one Papaver somniferum cultivar HN1 chromosome 5, ASM357369v1, whole genome shotgun sequence genomic window:
- the LOC113283756 gene encoding U-box domain-containing protein 16-like: protein MAVSPSFFPPRKRRPSPGSFISPNLSDLKLVRSLLLLSQEISIIKPLNYLQKRSSTSIIRKSKLLVILFEEILRNEKKFLPRSAILCFEEIYIVLQRIKSLLEDCSNGSKMWLLIQNESVSNSFHELTVELSTLLDIFPVTEFPNLSEDVKELVILIRKQCWEKKCFVDPTDKNLRYDVIKLLDQIKKEIIPDYSELLRVFGRLGLIGSGSCKEEIESLEDEVSNHNQVCEKSTVEIIALIGLVRYGKCVLFGASTPRYELASSSSFSEVVFPEDFKCPISLDLMKDPVVVATGQTYDRNSISHWIDSGHETCPKTGQNLVHMNLIPNKAMKNLIALWCRENKIPFESTEPNDKINMTTINKAAMEATRMTAVFLVDKLAASQLPETANRIIFELRVLSKTSSDNRACIAEAGAIPKLVQYLASENAQLQVNAVTTILNLSIFEGNKRKIMESAETLEGVIEVLRSGKTWEAKENAAATIFSLSALHEYRKKLWRKSRVVKGLVELAKSGPVSAKKDALVAILNLAGDRDAVGRLIEGGVVEMAVEVAEAVPEEAVAILATVAKRGGALAVAGAKGAVRKLAEVLRDGPETAKESAAAGLVSVCRRGGTEVLAQLVATPGIERTIWEVMGMGTMRARRKGASLLRILRRWSVAVEDQTAVAYSTNHVSTLSIVQT from the coding sequence ATGGCGGTATCACCGAGTTTTTTCCCGCCAAGGAAGCGGAGACCATCACCAGGTTCATTCATTTCTCCAAACTTGTCAGATTTAAAACTAGTCCGTTCTTTATTACTACTCTCACAAGAAATTTCAATCATAAAACCCTTAAATTATCTTCAGAAACGTTCGTCAACATCGATAATACGTAAATCAAAGCTTCTGGTAATCTTATTCGAGGAAATTCTGAGAAACGAGAAAAAATTCTTACCTCGTTCAGCAATCCTCTGTTTCGAAGAAATTTATATAGTTCTACAGAGGATTAAAAGCTTGTTAGAGGATTGTAGTAATGGGAGCAAGATGTGGTTATTGATTCAGAACGAATCGGTTTCGAATTCGTTTCATGAATTGACGGTGGAATTGTCAACGCTGCTGGATATATTTCCGGTAACGGAGTTTCCGAATTTGAGCGAAGATGTGAAAGAATTAGTGATTTTGATCAGAAAACAGTGTTGGGAGAAAAAATGTTTTGTTGATCCAACTGATAAGAATCTCCGGTATGATGTGATTAAGCTTCTTGATCAGATTAAGAAGGAGATAATCCCTGATTATTCAGAGCTTCTTCGGGTTTTCGGGAGATTGGGATTGATTGGTTCTGGTTCTTGCAAAGAAGAAATCGAGAGCTTGGAAGATGAAGTGAGTAATCATAATCAAGTTTGCGAGAAATCGACGGTGGAGATTATCGCGTTAATCGGTTTAGTCCGGTACGGCAAGTGTGTGCTGTTTGGGGCGTCGACGCCGAGGTATGAATTGGCGTCGTCGTCGAGTTTTTCAGAGGTTGTGTTTCCGGAGGATTTCAAGTGTCCGATTTCGCTTGATTTGATGAAAGATCCGGTGGTGGTGGCGACGGGGCAGACGTATGATCGGAATTCGATTAGTCATTGGATTGATTCCGGGCACGAGACGTGCCCGAAAACTGGTCAGAATTTGGTTCATATGAATTTGATACCCAATAAAGCGATGAAGAATTTGATTGCTTTGTGGTGCCGTGAGAATAAAATTCCGTTCGAGTCGACGGAGCCGAACGATAAAATTAACATGACTACGATTAACAAAGCGGCGATGGAAGCGACGCGGATGACGGCGGTGTTTCTGGTTGATAAGCTTGCGGCATCTCAGTTGCCGGAGACGGCGAATCGTATCATTTTCGAGCTGCGTGTTCTTTCGAAGACTAGTTCGGATAACCGGGCATGTATCGCTGAAGCCGGAGCTATCCCGAAACTAGTACAGTACTTGGCTTCGGAGAATGCGCAATTGCAAGTGAATGCTGTTACAACGATTCTTAATCTTTCGATTTTCGAAGGCAATAAACGCAAGATAATGGAATCTGCCGAGACGTTGGAGGGGGTAATCGAAGTGTTAAGATCAGGCAAGACGTGGGAAGCCAAGGAGAACGCAGCCGCAACGATATTCAGCTTGTCAGCGTTGCATGAGTACAGGAAGAAGCTATGGAGGAAGTCGCGAGTTGTAAAGGGACTGGTTGAACTCGCGAAATCGGGTCCGGTTAGCGCGAAAAAGGATGCATTGGTTGCAATATTGAATTTAGCAGGAGATAGGGATGCAGTTGGCAGGTTGATTGAAGGAGGTGTGGTGGAAATGGCTGTGGAAGTCGCGGAGGCTGTACCTGAAGAAGCGGTTGCGATATTAGCAACTGTTGCTAAAAGAGGTGGAGCTTTGGCAGTTGCAGGAGCTAAAGGCGCGGTGCGAAAATTAGCAGAAGTTTTAAGAGACGGACCAGAGACTGCCAAGGAAAGTGCAGCTGCAGGGCTTGTATCAGTTTGCAGGAGAGGAGGTACGGAGGTGTTGGCGCAATTGGTTGCAACGCCTGGAATTGAAAGAACAATTTGGGAAGTGATGGGAATGGGAACAATGAGAGCAAGAAGGAAGGGAGCTTCATTGCTGAGGATTCTTCGACGGTGGTCTGTCGCGGTTGAAGATCAAACTGCGGTTGCATACTCGACCAACCATGTAAGCACATTAAGCATTGTCCAAACTTAG
- the LOC113283755 gene encoding potassium transporter 2-like, translating to MDQNFRRHGISAKKDSWKTILLLSYQSLGVMYGDLSISPLYVFRSTFADDIEHSETNEEIYGVLCFVFWTLTLVPLFKYVFVVLRADDNGEGGTFALYSLICRHAKVSLLPNRQIADEALSTYKLDCPSESENVSKVKGLLEKHKSLHTALLVLVLLGTCMVIGDGVLTPAISVFSAVSGLGFSMSKEHHLYAVVPITCFVLVCLFALQHYGTHRVGFLFAPIVLTWLLCITTLGVYNIFRWNPQIYKALSPYYMYSFLKKTKKRGWMSLGGILLCITGSEAMFADLGHFPYTAVQIAFTFMVYPALILEYMGQAAYLSKHHQLNDHLGFFITVPENVRLPVVIVGIFAAVVGSQAIISGTFSIINQSQSLGCFPRVKVVHTSEKIHGQIYIPEINWMLMILCIAVAVGFRDTKHMGNASGLAVMTVMLVTTCLTSLVIVLCWRKPPIIALAFLIFFGSIEILYFSASLIKFLEGAWVPIILAFILMTVMFVWHYATIKKYEFDLQNKVSLEWLLALEPSLGIARVPGIGLVYSDLVSGIPANFSRFITNLPAFHRVLVFVCVKAVPVPYVPNAERYLVGRVGPQAHRSYRCIVRLGYRDVHQDVDSFESELVKNLAAFIRFDASDNRGPDSFTSEMSGSGECRLTVIGTAGFSGPPAYEVDGSVELGSVSAGFETIESLTEMTGLETIVAIDRSERRVRFAVDDESDRRLDDTNDSILAELEELRAAQEAGTAFILGKSHVKARQGSSFLKRFAINVGYNFLRQNCRGPDVALRVPTASLLEVGMVYVL from the exons ATGGACCAGAATTTTAGAAGGCATGGGATTTCTGCCAAG AAGGATTCATGGAAGACAATTTTGCTGTTATCATACCAAAGTCTTGGAGTGATGTATGGTGACTTGAGCATTTCTCCACTGTATGTTTTTAGGAGCACGTTCGCTGATGACATCGAACATTCTGAGACAAACGAAGAGATTTACGGTGTTCTTTGTTTTGTCTTCTGGACTTTAACTCTAGTCCCTCTATTCAAGTATGTCTTTGTAGTTCTTCGAGCGGATGACAATGGAGAGG GTGGAACTTTTGCTTTGTATTCCTTGATATGTCGGCACGCAAAAGTAAGCCTACTTCCCAACAGGCAAATTGCAGATGAAGCGCTCTCTACGTATAAACTAGATTGTCCCTCGGAGTCCGAAAACGTCTCCAAGGTGAAAGGTTTGCTGGAGAAGCACAAGAGTTTGCATACTGCTTTGCTGGTCCTGGTCCTGCTTGGTACCTGTATGGTAATTGGAGATGGGGTGCTCACGCCTGCAATTTCAGTTTTCTCAGCAGTTTCAGGACTTGGGTTTTCCATGTCAAAGGAGCATCATTTAT ATGCTGTGGTTCCCATCACTTGCTTCGTATTAGTATGTCTATTCGCATTGCAACACTATGGCACACATCGGGTTGGCTTCCTATTTGCGCCAATTGTGTTAACTTGGTTACTCTGTATCACTACCCTTGGCGTGTACAACATTTTCCGATGGAACCCACAAATTTATAAAGCTTTATCCCCATATTACATGTACAGCTTcctgaagaaaacaaagaaaagaggATGGATGTCTCTTGGTGGAATTTTACTGTGCATTACAG GCTCGGAGGCAATGTTTGCTGATCTTGGCCATTTCCCGTATACCGCAGTCCAG ATTGCCTTCACATTTATGGTTTATCCGGCACTGATTTTGGAATACATGGGTCAAGCTGCTTATTTATCAAAGCATCACCAGTTAAACGATCATCTCGGATTCTTCATAACTGTTCCAGAAAATGTGCGGTTACCTGTGGTTATAGTAGGCATTTTTGCTGCAGTCGTGGGAAGTCAGGCAATTATCAGCGGGACATTCTCTATTATTAACCAGAGCCAGTCTCTTGGTTGCTTTCCAAGGGTCAAAGTTGTTCACACATCTGAAAAGATTCATGGCCAGATTTACATCCCCGAGATCAACTGGATGCTAATGATTCTCTGCATCGCGGTAGCTGTTGGTTTCAGGGACACAAAACACATGGGAAATGCATCAG GGCTGGCAGTAATGACAGTGATGCTGGTAACGACGTGTCTTACATCCTTGGTCATCGTCTTGTGTTGGCGCAAACCTCCTATAATTGCTCTTGCCTTTCTTATCTTCTTTGGCTCCATTGAAATTCTTTATTTCTCAGCTTCACTTATCAAGTTCCTGGAAGGTGCTTGGGTCCCTATTATCTTAGCCTTCATACTGATGACAGTCATGTTTGTTTGGCATTATGCAACCATTAAGAAGTATGAGTTTGACCTTCAGAACAAAGTATCCTTGGAGTGGCTCTTGGCCTTGGAACCGAGTTTGGGCATAGCTCGCGTCCCTGGCATTGGCCTTGTATACAGCGACCTCGTGTCTGGAATCCCAGCAAATTTCTCCCGCTTCATCACTAACCTCCCAGCTTTCCACCGGGTGCTAGTCTTTGTGTGTGTCAAAGCTGTACCTGTTCCTTATGTGCCCAATGCAGAAAGGTACCTTGTAGGACGGGTTGGTCCCCAAGCTCATCGATCCTACAGGTGCATCGTCCGTCTTGGATATCGAGATGTTCACCAGGATGTGGACTCATTTGAATCCGAGCTGGTGAAAAATCTGGCTGCATTCATTCGGTTTGATGCATCTGATAACCGTGGACCTGATTCGTTCACCAGTGAGATGTCAGGATCTGGTGAGTGTAGACTGACTGTAATTGGGACAGCGGGTTTTTCGGGTCCGCCTGCATACGAGGTTGATGGCAGTGTTGAGCTGGGGAGTGTATCAGCCGGATTCGAAACCATTGAGAGTCTGACTGAAATGACAGGATTGGAAACTATTGTTGCTATTGACAGAAGTGAGAGGAGGGTGAGGTTTGCAGTTGATGATGAATCTGACAGACGGCTTGATGATACAAATGACAGCATACTGGCTGAGCTGGAAGAGTTGCGGGCAGCGCAAGAGGCTGGCACTGCTTTCATTTTAGGGAAGTCGCATGTAAAAGCAAGACAAGGATCATCTTTCCTGAagagatttgcaatcaatgttggaTACAATTTCCTAAGGCAAAACTGCAGAGGACCGGACGTGGCACTCCGGGTTCCGACTGCATCCCTTCTGGAGGTCGGCATGGTGTATGTtctctag